One window from the genome of Chrysemys picta bellii isolate R12L10 chromosome 15, ASM1138683v2, whole genome shotgun sequence encodes:
- the RAB36 gene encoding ras-related protein Rab-36 isoform X1 encodes MKSSLMHLIPPVSRDRIISHFPKWYTPEACLQFKDHFHALVRSACQQRNTGTVGLKISKVVVVGDLYVGKTSLINRFCKDIFDRDYKATIGVDFEIERFEIAGVPYNLQIWDTAGQEKFKCIASAYYRGAEVIITVFDLADIQTLEHTKQWLEDALRENEPGSSFIFLVGTKKDLVSGAACERTELDAIRFANEMQAEYWSVSAKTGENVKEFFSRVAALAFEQSMLKELEKSNGRMAQIGAGNLIKIEGNSLETPESNSQASLNCC; translated from the exons TGGTACACGCCAGAGGCCTGTCTCCAGTTCAAAGACCACTTCCATGCACTGGTCAGGAGTGCCTGTCAGCAACGCAACACTGGGACAGTTGG GCTGAAAATATCCAAAGTGGTTGTGGTAGGAGACCTCTATGTTGGGAAAACCAGCCTCATCAACAG GTTTTGTAAAGATATTTTTGACCGAGACTACAAGGCAACCATTGGAGTGGATTTTGAAATTGAACGGTTTGAAATAGCTGGAGTGCCATATAATCTCCAGAT ATGGGACACAGCAGGTCAGGAAAAGTTCAAGTGCATTGCATCTGCTTACTACAGAGGAGCAGAGG TTATTATAACAGTGTTTGATCTGGCTGATATCCAGACTTTGGAACACACGAA GCAGTGGCTAGAGGATGCATTGAGGGAGAATGAGCCAGGGTCCAGCTTCATCTTTCTGGTTGGAACAAAAAAAGATTTAGTG TCAGGTGCCGCATGTGAGCGGACAGAACTGGATGCCATTCGCTTTGCCAATGAGATGCAGGCTGAATACTGGTCTGTCTCAGCAAAAACAG GGGAAAATGTAAAGGAGTTTTTTTCTCGAGTTGCTGCCTTGGCCTTTGAACAGTCTATGCTGAAAGAGCTGGAGAAGAGCAATGGTCGCATGGCCCAGATTGGGGCAGGAAACCTCATCA AAATAGAAGGAAATTCACTGGAGACTCCAGAAAGCAACAGCCAAGCCAGCCTGAACTGCTGTTAG
- the RAB36 gene encoding ras-related protein Rab-36 isoform X2, with protein MWYTPEACLQFKDHFHALVRSACQQRNTGTVGLKISKVVVVGDLYVGKTSLINRFCKDIFDRDYKATIGVDFEIERFEIAGVPYNLQIWDTAGQEKFKCIASAYYRGAEVIITVFDLADIQTLEHTKQWLEDALRENEPGSSFIFLVGTKKDLVSGAACERTELDAIRFANEMQAEYWSVSAKTGENVKEFFSRVAALAFEQSMLKELEKSNGRMAQIGAGNLIKIEGNSLETPESNSQASLNCC; from the exons TGGTACACGCCAGAGGCCTGTCTCCAGTTCAAAGACCACTTCCATGCACTGGTCAGGAGTGCCTGTCAGCAACGCAACACTGGGACAGTTGG GCTGAAAATATCCAAAGTGGTTGTGGTAGGAGACCTCTATGTTGGGAAAACCAGCCTCATCAACAG GTTTTGTAAAGATATTTTTGACCGAGACTACAAGGCAACCATTGGAGTGGATTTTGAAATTGAACGGTTTGAAATAGCTGGAGTGCCATATAATCTCCAGAT ATGGGACACAGCAGGTCAGGAAAAGTTCAAGTGCATTGCATCTGCTTACTACAGAGGAGCAGAGG TTATTATAACAGTGTTTGATCTGGCTGATATCCAGACTTTGGAACACACGAA GCAGTGGCTAGAGGATGCATTGAGGGAGAATGAGCCAGGGTCCAGCTTCATCTTTCTGGTTGGAACAAAAAAAGATTTAGTG TCAGGTGCCGCATGTGAGCGGACAGAACTGGATGCCATTCGCTTTGCCAATGAGATGCAGGCTGAATACTGGTCTGTCTCAGCAAAAACAG GGGAAAATGTAAAGGAGTTTTTTTCTCGAGTTGCTGCCTTGGCCTTTGAACAGTCTATGCTGAAAGAGCTGGAGAAGAGCAATGGTCGCATGGCCCAGATTGGGGCAGGAAACCTCATCA AAATAGAAGGAAATTCACTGGAGACTCCAGAAAGCAACAGCCAAGCCAGCCTGAACTGCTGTTAG
- the RAB36 gene encoding ras-related protein Rab-36 isoform X3, with product MKSSLMHLIPPVSRDRIISHFPKWYTPEACLQFKDHFHALVRSACQQRNTGTVGLKISKVVVVGDLYVGKTSLINRFCKDIFDRDYKATIGVDFEIERFEIAGVPYNLQIWDTAGQEKFKCIASAYYRGAEVIITVFDLADIQTLEHTKQWLEDALRENEPGSSFIFLVGTKKDLVSGAACERTELDAIRFANEMQAEYWSVSAKTEIEGNSLETPESNSQASLNCC from the exons TGGTACACGCCAGAGGCCTGTCTCCAGTTCAAAGACCACTTCCATGCACTGGTCAGGAGTGCCTGTCAGCAACGCAACACTGGGACAGTTGG GCTGAAAATATCCAAAGTGGTTGTGGTAGGAGACCTCTATGTTGGGAAAACCAGCCTCATCAACAG GTTTTGTAAAGATATTTTTGACCGAGACTACAAGGCAACCATTGGAGTGGATTTTGAAATTGAACGGTTTGAAATAGCTGGAGTGCCATATAATCTCCAGAT ATGGGACACAGCAGGTCAGGAAAAGTTCAAGTGCATTGCATCTGCTTACTACAGAGGAGCAGAGG TTATTATAACAGTGTTTGATCTGGCTGATATCCAGACTTTGGAACACACGAA GCAGTGGCTAGAGGATGCATTGAGGGAGAATGAGCCAGGGTCCAGCTTCATCTTTCTGGTTGGAACAAAAAAAGATTTAGTG TCAGGTGCCGCATGTGAGCGGACAGAACTGGATGCCATTCGCTTTGCCAATGAGATGCAGGCTGAATACTGGTCTGTCTCAGCAAAAACAG AAATAGAAGGAAATTCACTGGAGACTCCAGAAAGCAACAGCCAAGCCAGCCTGAACTGCTGTTAG